In one Lolium rigidum isolate FL_2022 chromosome 3, APGP_CSIRO_Lrig_0.1, whole genome shotgun sequence genomic region, the following are encoded:
- the LOC124702286 gene encoding zealexin A1 synthase-like: MEQPAYYLCLLSALILPLLLLKLFRKRGGSDGLRLPPGPWRLPVIGSLHHLASSPLVHRVMADLARRLDAPLMYLQLGEIPVVVATSPEAAREIMRTHDTVFATRPWSATVKIMAAEGQGLIFGRYGPLWRQLRKICILELLSARRVQSFRHIREEEVGRLVAAVAASSSSGETVNISERISVLITDSTMRAMIGDRFKRTEEFMQTLEVSVKLVSGFNVGDLFPSSRLASFISGTARLAEQNHRKSFELMDYAIKQHEERRDGAAVQGEDLVDVLLRIQKEGGLEVPLTMGVIKAVILDLFNAGSETSATTLQWAMSELMRYPSVMKKAQAEVRTNLQGKPKVTEDDLANFKYLKLVIKETMRLHPAGPLLLPREAMETCKILGYDVPKGTTVLVNAWAICRDPKHWKDPEEFKPERFESGMVDFKGTNFEYIPFGSGRRICPGMAFAEASMEIVLASLLYHFDWELPGGQTPDELDMSEKMGLTVRRKNDLYLHARVCVPLV, translated from the exons ATGGAGCAACCTGCGTACTACCTCTGCCTCTTATCGGCTCTCATCCTCCCTCTCCTGCTCCTGAAGCTGTTCAGGAAGCGCGGCGGCAGCGATGGCCTGCGTCTGCCGCCCGGGCCATGGCGGCTTCCGGTCATCGGCAGCCTGCACCACCTGGCCAGCAGCCCGCTCGTGCACCGCGTCATGGCCGACCTCGCGCGCCGGCTGGACGCGCCGCTCATGTACCTCCAGCTCGGCGAGATCCCCGTGGTGGTGGCCACGTCCCCGGAGGCCGCCCGCGAGATCATGCGGACGCACGACACCGTCTTTGCCACTCGGCCCTGGAGCGCCACCGTCAAGATCATGGCCGCCGAGGGGCAGGGCCTCATCTTCGGCCGCTACGGCCCGCTCTGGCGTCAGCTCCGCAAGATCTGCATCCTGGAGCTACTCAGCGCGCGCCGCGTGCAGTCTTTCCGCCACAtcagggaggaggaggtgggccgCCTCGTGGCCGCCGTCGCGGCTTCGTCGTCGTCCGGCGAGACCGTGAACATCAGCGAGCGCATCTCCGTGCTCATCACCGACTCGACCATGCGGGCCATGATCGGGGACAGGTTCAAGAGAACGGAGGAGTTCATGCAGACGCTCGAGGTGTCGGTCAAGCTCGTCTCCGGGTTCAACGTCGGTGATCTGTTCCCGTCGTCGCGGCTCGCGAGCTTCATCAGCGGCACGGCGAGGTTGGCCGAGCAGAACCATCGCAAAAGCTTCGAACTCATGGACTACGCCATCAAGCAGCACGAGGAGAGGAGGGACGGCGCCGCGGTCCAAGGAGAGGACCTCGTGGACGTGCTCCTAAGGATACAGAAGGAGGGTGGCCTCGAGGTGCCTCTTACCATGGGAGTTATCAAAGCTGTTATACTT GATCTATTTAACGCCGGGAGTGAGACATCAGCGACCACGCTCCAATGGGCTATGTCGGAGCTCATGAGGTACCCAAGTGTGATGAAGAAAGCGCAAGCCGAAGTACGCACCAATCTCCAAGGAAAGCCTAAGGTAACCGAGGATGacttggccaattttaagtacctTAAACTCGTCATCAAGGAGACAATGAGGCTGCATCCGGCCGGCCCATTGCTTCTCCCAAGGGAGGCCATGGAGACTTGCAAAATCCTTGGGTACGATGTACCCAAGGGGACCACGGTGTTGGTTAATGCATGGGCGATCTGCAGAGACCCTAAACACTGGAAAGACCCCGAAGAGTTTAAGCCAGAGAGGTTTGAGTCTGGCATGGTGGACTTCAAAGGAACAAACTTTGAGTACATACCGTTCGGGTCAGGGCGGAGGATATGCCCTGGAATGGCATTTGCAGAAGCCAGCATGGAGATCGTGCTTGCATCACTTCTCTACCACTTCGACTGGGAGCTTCCAGGGGGGCAAACGCCGGATGAGCTCGACATGTCAGAAAAGATGGGCCTCACCGTCCGGCGGAAGAACGACCTATACCTAcatgctagggtttgtgtgccctTGGTTTGA